The proteins below are encoded in one region of Shewanella putrefaciens:
- a CDS encoding cupin domain-containing protein, translated as MYTLNLDIPQFLNEYWQKKPLLIKNAFPQFEDPISADELAGLACEEEISSRIVVTKDNDWEVVQGPFEDYDSYGETHWQLLVQAVNHWYPDSQPFVDAFRFLPDWRFDDLMASFATPSGGVGPHVDNYDVFIIQGEGERRWTVGDNTPQQRRGGNPNSPLVEDFTPIIDVVLEKGDMLYIPPGFPHCGETLTIAMSYSIGFRAPSQQELVSEVADYLLDKNLGQQRFTSISEPDSPGVISQEHQVGLMNLLAQLSQDPHNYQVVLGKLLSQNRFELDICEGEEAYTEADLQDAFDQGAGINRIGGLKVLRLENDTNSRLFINGEVYELPNTPEEVLAILSDNVSLSSDIASTLCQHDEVQSLLLTLINQGLCYLADTEA; from the coding sequence ATGTATACACTCAATCTCGATATTCCCCAGTTTCTTAATGAATACTGGCAAAAAAAACCTCTGCTGATCAAAAATGCCTTTCCGCAGTTTGAAGATCCGATCAGCGCCGATGAACTCGCAGGCCTTGCCTGTGAAGAAGAAATCTCTTCACGCATCGTCGTCACCAAAGACAATGATTGGGAAGTGGTGCAAGGTCCGTTTGAAGATTACGACAGCTATGGCGAAACCCATTGGCAGTTATTAGTGCAAGCAGTCAACCATTGGTATCCTGATTCACAGCCATTCGTCGACGCTTTTCGCTTTTTACCGGACTGGCGCTTCGATGACTTAATGGCATCATTTGCCACCCCAAGTGGCGGTGTTGGACCACACGTCGATAACTACGATGTGTTTATCATTCAAGGCGAAGGTGAACGTCGCTGGACTGTCGGTGACAATACCCCGCAACAACGCCGTGGTGGTAATCCAAACTCGCCGCTGGTTGAGGATTTCACGCCGATTATTGATGTAGTGTTAGAAAAAGGCGATATGCTTTATATTCCACCCGGTTTCCCACACTGCGGTGAAACATTAACCATAGCAATGAGTTACTCGATTGGTTTCCGTGCGCCAAGCCAGCAAGAACTGGTCAGTGAAGTCGCCGACTATTTGCTTGATAAAAACTTGGGGCAACAGCGTTTCACTTCTATTTCTGAACCTGACTCCCCCGGCGTGATAAGCCAAGAGCACCAAGTTGGGCTGATGAATTTACTCGCACAGCTGAGCCAAGATCCGCACAATTATCAAGTCGTTTTAGGCAAACTACTAAGTCAAAATCGTTTTGAGTTAGATATTTGTGAAGGAGAAGAAGCCTATACCGAAGCGGATCTGCAAGATGCCTTCGACCAAGGTGCGGGCATAAACCGTATCGGTGGCTTAAAAGTATTGCGCCTCGAAAATGACACAAACAGCAGATTGTTCATCAATGGCGAAGTCTACGAACTGCCAAACACCCCAGAAGAGGTACTGGCGATCCTCAGCGACAACGTCAGCTTATCCTCTGATATTGCATCGACACTCTGCCAACACGACGAAGTACAGAGCTTGCTGTTAACCTTGATCAATCAAGGGCTATGCTATCTCGCTGATACCGAAGCTTAG